TGCTCTAATTCGCCGCCGCGTTGACTTGCGGCGTGGCGACGTTGTCCTGCTCCACCTCCTCCGGCAGTCCGGCGAAGCGGCGCAGCGCCTTCGCCATCTTCACGCGGCCGGCGACGCCGGTGATGATGACGTCGACCATCACGAACGACGAGTGGAAGTGGCCGTTGCCCTTGAGTTGCTCGACCTTGACGCCGGCTTTCGCGAGCGCGTCGCCATAGGCATTGCCCTCGTCGCGCAGCGGGTCGAACTCCGCCGTCGCAATGAATGCCGGGGGCAGGCCTTCGAGCTTGCCGCGCAGCGGCGCGACGCGCGGATCGGTGCGGTCGGCCGGAGAGCAGTACAGGTCCCAGAACCAGAACATCAGCCCCCGAGTCAGGAAATATCCGGCTGCGTTGTCGACATAGGACTGGCGGTCGAAGGTCGAGTCGGTGACCGGGCAGATCAACAGCTGGCCTGAGATCTCGGGTCCGCCGCGATCGCGCGCGAGCTGGCAGGTAACGGCCGCGATGTTGCCGCCGGCGCTCCAGCCCGCGACCAGCACCGGCCCGGGCCTGCCGCCGAGCTCGTCGGCGTGGGCGGCGATCCAGCGCGTCGCCGCATAGCCGTCCTCGGCCGCGGCCGGGAAGCGATGCTCGGGTGCGTGGCGATAGCCGACGCTGACGATGATCATGCCGGTGCGCCGGCACAGATCGCGGCAGAACGGATCATCCGACAGCTCGTCGCCGAGCACCCAGCCGCCGCCGTGGAAGTACACCACGATCGGATGCGGCCCGGCCGTCGCCGGCCGGTACAGCTTGTAAGGCAGCGGCCCGTCCGCGCCCTGCAGCATGCCGGTGCCGACCTCGCCGACCGGTCGTCCTGCAGGACGGCCCTTGTTGAACTCGGTGAGGAAATCGCGCGCGCCCTGCGCGCCCATCGTCTCGATCGGCGGCAGGTTCATCTCCGCCAGCATGCCGAGCACAAGCCGCACGTCCGGCTGCAACCGCACCACCTCGCCGTCATTGCACTGCTCGGCAACGCCGGGACCGGTGAGCCTGAAGCCGAGCATGCCGCGGCCGACCACCTCGTTGCAGATGCTGCGATACGGGCCGACGCCGCCGGTATAGGGCATCACGCCCTGCGGCTTGCCGGGCACGTTGGCGCCCGTGTACCAGGTGTTGGCGAGCCGGTGCAGCGTCAGCGTCGCGCAGTCGGCCATGTGGCGTTCCCAGCCGGCCTGCGCGGTGTCGGTCGCCTCCATCGTAGTGAAGCCGGCGTCGCGCAGCGCGGCGATGCGTTCGACCACCCAGTCGACATGCTGCTCGATCGAGACCGCCATGTTCGACAGCACCGATGGGCTGCCGGGGCCGGTGATCATGAACAGATTGGGGAAGCCCGCGACGGTGACGCCGAGATAGGTCTGCGGTCCGTGCGCCCAGACGTCCGACAGCGACTTGCCGCCGCGGCCGGAGATCGGATGCACCGCCATGATCGCGCCGGTCATCGCGTCGAAACCGGTGGCGAAGACGATGACATCGACATCGAAGCTGCGCTTGTCGGTCGAGATGCCGCTCGCCGTGATCGCCTTGATCGGCTCCTGGCGCAAATTGACCAGCGTGACGTTCGGGCGATTGTAGGTCGCATAGTAATTGGTATCGAGGCAGGGACGCTTGGCGCCGAACGGATGATCGTGCGGGGCCAGCGCGGCGGCGATCTCCGGATCCTTGACCACGGCACCGATCTTCTCGCGGATCAGATCGGCGACCACCTTGTTGCCGTCGACATCGACCGCCTGGTCGGCCCAGAGCTGGCTCAAGATGTGGACGAGGTCACCCGCCGCCCACGCCTTCTCGAACCGCTCACGGCGCTCGGCGTCGCTCAATTGCCAGCTCACCACGGTCTGCTGCGGATAGGGCACGCCGGCCATCGACCAGCGCGCCTGCTCGCGGTAGGCTGCGCGATCGCTCTCGAAGAACGCCTTGCGATCATCCGGCACCGGACCGTTGCCGGCAGGCAATGCGAAATTCGGCGTGCGCTGGAACACGGTGAGTTGCGCGGCCTGCTCGGCGATCAGAGGGATCGACTGGATGCCCGACGATCCGGTGCCGATCACGGCGACGCGCTTGCCCTTGAGATCGACGCCCTGATGCGGCCAGCGGCCGGTGAAGTAGATCTCGCCCTTGAAATCTTTGACGCCGTCGATCTCCGGCGGCTTCGGCGACGACAGGCAGCCGGTCGCCATGATGTAGTAGCGGCACGAGACATTGGCGCCGTTATTGGTCGAGATCAGCCAGCGCGACGTCGCATCATCCCAGGTCGCCTGCGTCACCTTGGTGCCGAACCTGATATCGCGACGCAGGTCGTAGCGGTCGGCAACGAAGCCGAGATAGCGCAGGATCTCCGGCTGGGTGGCGTATTTCTCCGACCAGGTCCACGCTCGATCGAGCTCGGGATCGAAGGTGTAGCTGTAGTCGATGGTCTGGATGTCGCAGCGCGCGCCTGGATACCGGTTCCAGTACCAGGTGCCGCCGACGTCGCCGCCTTCTTCAAGCGCCACCGCCGAGAAGCCCGCCTTGCGCAAGCGGTGCAGCAGATAGAGACCGGCGAAACCGGCGCCGACCACCGCGACGTCGACTTGCTGCGTGGTTCCGCTGTGGGTGGAGTCCGAAGCGCGTGCTGCAACTGCTGCGTCTGGCATGCCATTCCTCCCGTATGTTTTGATTTGACGGAAGGCTAGCCCTGCCCTTTCAGTTTGTCATCACGACAAACGCAATCTGAGGTCGCCGCAATTGTGACGCCCGCGGCCTGTAGCAGGATGCGCAGCGTGTGGACGCAAGTGGCGACGAAGGATGTGGGGAGCGCAATAAACGGCGTCACACACTACAACGTCGTCCCGGCGAAAGCCGGGACCCATACTCCGTCGCGGATGTTGTGGGCGAGACGCGTCGTTCCACCGGCGCGCAACAATGACCATCGGTGGTTATGGATCCCGGCCTTCGCCGGCACGACACCGAATATTCAGTGCCGGTCGTGATCAAAAACTCACTTGCTCTAGATGACGGGTTGGGCACACGCCCTCAGATCGACCGCATCAGACCGCCATCGACGCGGATGTTCTGGCCGGTGATGTAGCCGGCGCCGTCGGAGACGAGGAAGGCGATGGTTGCCGCGATCTCCTCCGCCTTGCCGTAGCGCTTCATCGGCACGGCGTCGCGCCGCTCCTCGGTCGCCGGCAGGCTGTCGATCCAGCCCGGCAGCACATTGTTCATGCGGACATTGCTGGCGGCGTAGCTGTCGGTGAACAGCTTTGTGAACGCGGCGAGCCCGGCGCGGAACACCGCTGACGTCGGAAACATCGCGCTCGGCTCGAAGGCCCAGGCGGTGGAGATGTTGACGATCGCGCCGGACTTCTGCGCCTGCATGTGAGGTGCGACCAGGCGCGTCGGACGGATCACGTTCATCAGATAGACGTCGAGGCCGGTGTGCCACTGCTCATCGGTCAGTTCGAGCACGCCGGCGCGCGGGCCGTGACCGGCGCTGTTGACCAGCGCATCGATGCGGCCCCAGCGCGCCATCACGCCGTCGACGGCGCGCTTCAGGTCGTCGTTCGAGCGGTTCGAGCCGGTGAAGCCGAGGCCACCGAGTTCACTCGCCAGCGCCTCGCCCTTGCCGGACGACGACAGGATCGCGACGCGAAAGCCATCCGCAGCCAAACGCCGCGCCGCCGCTGCGCCCATGCCGCTGCCGCCCGCGGTGACGAGTGCGACCTTCTCCAAAGCCATGATCTGATTTCCCATTTGATGACGAAGTTGACGCAAGGTCTATCATCTGGGATCAGGCAGCGCGACACCCGGCCTGCCGCACGATGGCGCACTACTTCCTGAACACCTGTTTCGATCCGGCGTCGAACCTGGCCACCGGCCGGTCCATCTGCCACAGCTCGATGTCGTGGGCGTCGACGAGACGGCCGGCCGACGTGATGGCCTGGTCGTCGTCGGCGCAATCCATGTTGACCACGCCGATGGATCGGCTGTGTTGCCCAACGATATATGCGCGATAGGTCGTCATCTTCGTTCTCCGGCCGTTGCGAACTCCGCCGCAGCGATGCCCGAGCGCGAAGATGAGCTTGAGGATGTATGAATTCGAGAAGGTCTGCTTCGACTTCTTATAAGCGCGGAATAAGTAGCGGCCGCGTCACGGGCCGATCGAATCAGCCGTCAGGCCGGCGCGCCGTTCTTGAGCAGCTTCGCGATGGCCGCAACCAGCTCATCGGGCGAGAACGGCTTGTTCAGCAGCACGCTGTCCGGCACGCCCCTGGTCGGCCACTCGTCGCCGCCACCGCCGGTGATGTAGAGCACCGGGAACGATGGATCGATCTCGCGGGCACCACGCGCGACACGCCAGCCGTCGAGCCGGCCGAGCAGGCGGATGTCGGTAACCAGCGCGCTGTACTTGGTGCGGAATGCCTTCAGCAACGTCAACGCTTCCTCGCCCGAGCCTGCGATCGCCGGCTCGTAGCCGCCGTCCTTCAGGGCGTCTTCCACCATCATCTGAAGATCACGATCGTCTTCGATGACGAGAATGATCGGAGCGTCTTGCAAAGCTATCCCCCAGAAATCAGCCGGGCGCGCTCCCGGCTCCGAAGCATATGCAGCATAAAAGTGGCCACCGTTTGCACGGTGTCACCCAGTAAAAATACGGGTATCAGACGCGTGTCTATTCGTCGGCGAATTCGTCTTCTTCGTTGACCCCCGCTCTACCCCGCGGAGCCGGCTTTCTGCCGCCAAGCGATCCTGTGACATAAGGTTCGCGCGTTGCATAGGGGTTACGGCCGCCGGCGCGCGCCGCGACCTCTTCGCCGGAGACCGCGGCGGGCTGGCAGATCAGGCGCCGGCTGGCCCGGCGCATCAGGTCCACATGGATGTGGTCGTAGTGATAGACGTTGGAACCCGGTGCCAGCACGGTGGTGAATTGCTGGCAGGCGGCGGCCTGGACATCGCGCAGGAAGCCCTGCTCTTCCGGCAGGCCCTTCCAGCCATCCTTCACCGAGACGCGGCGGCCATCGGACAGCGTGAAGGCTGCGATGTCGAGCGCATTGCCGAAGGCGTGCTCAGAAATATGCGCGTGCGAATTGCCGTTCATGCCGCGGCACGAATAGGCCGAGATCTGCTTGATCTCGACGACGCGCGCGCCGAACCAGCGCTGCGCCGCCGGCTGCACGGAATCGGCGAGCCAGCGCTCGAGCACGGAGACGATCGGGCACGCCAGTGTCGCCGCCGGCTTCACTGCGACCGGGCCGACCGTCATCACCGGATTGCCGTTCGACGGACCGAGCCGCGGCGGCGATGGCGCGCCGGGCGGCTGCTGCGAATAAGGCGCCGGTGAATACGGCGCGGCTGCGCCCTCGCGCTGCGGATTGCGCGGCAGGCCTGGATAATAAGGTCGCTCGCCGCTTGCCTCGGGCGACCCGTCCGGCGGCAGGTCGATCTCGCCCTGCTGCGGCGGCACGCCGGGCGCCGACAACGAGACCGGCCCGTTCGGCTGGCTGCCATAGTTCGGCTGGCCGACGGCCTGATCGGAATATGGCGCCTGCGCGGGCCCCGGACTGGGCTGACGGTTGATCGGCCAGCGCGGCTGGCCACCGACCGATGCCGGCGGACGCAGACTGTCATCGGCAAATCCATAGGCTGAACTGGTTTCGCCGAGGGCTGCGACCTTGAGCGGGAATTCGGCGCCGCAGACGCCGGGGCCGGAAATCGGATCGATGCGGACGAGGTCGGGCCCTTCCTTGACCGCACCTGATTTCAGGCAAGCGGCCTCGGCCTCGGCCCGCCACGGTTCGCGCTCGGCGGTCTGGAACAGACCACGGCCGCAACCAGCAAGCGACACAAGGACAAGGGAGCCGACGAGATACAAACGAACTCCACGCGTCATGGCGCGGAGGTTCTGCGAATTTGATTAAAGACTCTTCAACGCATTTCGACTGAATGATTTCAGCTGCTTTTAACCATGCGCGGCTTGCGGCGTAATGCTTGTTGCGTCAACCACTGACACGCGCTCTGCATCACGACGTAGAAGCGCAAGGAGATCGCCGCTCGTGTCGCGATGGAGAATGCCTTGGCATTCAGCATCCGTGTCCGGCGCAGGAAATTCATCTATAGGTAGCAGTTCCTGCCACAACAACCCGGATCGGGAACTGACAGGCGGTATCCGGTACTGCTGGCGCATACGTTCTGCGCAACGCCCTGGAAAATATTTGGTGCCGCTTCAACGCCTTGATTCGGCATCCGTTTGAACCGCACATCGCAATGCGGCATCGCTCGGAAACTCCGGCCGGACAGCACCGCTGACTTTATCCGCCAGGAACCACTTGCTAGCTTTTGCGTTAATGCGGGCAGCGTTGTGAACCAAGGGAGTTTCCCAATGGATTTCGCGAGTCCTCTGCTGAGCAAGCTGAGCATTGTGGCCGCGTACATCGCGTTCGCCTTCGTTGGCGCCATCATTCTCGGCGTGTTCTAGACAATCAGACAGGCGATGAGTTCAGCGCCCGGCGGCCGTCCCCCCGCCGGGCGCTTTGCGTCACCGATGAAGGCATCCGGTTACAAATTTGGACAGCTGCGCACTCAGGTGCGCGGCTCACCCCGGAGCTGCCCCTGCGTGATCACCCGCGCCCGCGAATGCCAGACGCGGACCCAGTCGACGCCGCTGCAATAGAAGCGGCCGAGCACGCAGGATTCGACGCGCAGTTTGTCCGCGCCCTGCACCGCGATCGTGCCGTAACGGATGATGCCGCTGTCCTGGCTGTAGACACCGCCCTTCCAGCGCGCATCCTGCTTCGGCTTCATGTTGATCAGCACCGCTTCGCCGAGATCGCGCGTGGACCTGTCGAGCGCGTAGCCGCACAGCGCGTTGCCGCAGAGGCGAATGCGGACCAGGTCGTTGGCTTCGGTCTGCCAGTCGCCGATCGGGCCGTCGTCCGGCTCGTCGACCTCGCGCGAGACTCGGATCAGCGGCGGCACCGGACCCGCAGGCACGGCGGCCGGCGGCGGAGCTGCGACGGCCGGCGGCGGCTCGGGCGTCATCACGCGCGTCGGCGCCGGCGGTGGTGGCGCGGCAACAGGCGGCGGCACGGCGGGAGCGGGCTTGTACACAATGATCGGCGGCGGTGCTGGCGGCGGGCTTGCGGCCGGCGTAACCGGGATCGCTGCGGGCGCGGGCACCGGATTCAACATGCGACCGTTGTCGCCACCATCGTCGCGCCTGGATCTGTCAGACACCGAGACGCAGGAGAGCGAGCGACACCGCGCCGAATCGAGATGGACGCGGTGGCCGCCGATCGAAAACGAGAGCCCCTCGCCGGCATAGGCGAACGGCGCGAACAGGGTCAGCGCGACGAGCAGGCAGGTGCGCTTCATCGAAGCCTCCAGAACATCCGACGACGCTTAGGGATGCGGTGCTCACGGCGCAGTGACTTGCATCACCATGGCAATTTCTCCCCGCCGCGGCGCGCCTTCGGCTGCGTCCGCCGGCGTGATGTGGATCACAGAACCTGGCCGCGCGGCCGCGTAGCGTCCGGACCAATCGATCCACCCCGCCCCACGCCACGGAGACCCAGATGAAGAAGCTCGTTGCGATCGCCGCGCTGCTGATGGCCACCACATCGGCGCATGCCGGCGGCACCGGCATAACCTTCGAGATCGACGGCCAGCGCGTGCATGTCGAGGCGCCGCGCAATTGCAGCGCGCTGTCCTGCATCCGCATCTCGGCGCCGGGCTATAGCGGCACGATCGGCGGCATCAGCAAGAACTTCGGCTCGAAGTCCGATGATGCTGAGGACGTCGCCGCGACGAGCTCGCCGCCACCGGCGCCCACCCCCGCGCCGGCTCAGGTCGCAGCGCCGCAGCCGGCCGCGCCGGTCGCCGCCGCGGTCCCGCCGCCTCCTCCGCCCCCGGCAACGGTTGCGACCGCCGCCCCTGCGCCGGTCGATGCCACCCCCGCTGCGACCGCACCGGCCCCGGTCGCAGCGCAGCCTTCGCCGCAGCCGCAGGCCGCGCCGGTTGCCTCAGCGCCGGCAACGGCGCCGACCGGACCGATCGGCGTCTGGGCCACGGAGGAGAACAAGGGCAATGTCCGCGTCGAAGCCTGCGGTGCCAGTCTCTGCGGCTATTCCGAGAAGACCAACGAACGCATTCTGATCAACATGAAGCCCGACGGCGGCAAATGGAGCGGCCGCATCCACGATCCCGACTCCGGCCGCAACTACGACTCGACGATCGCGATGAAGGGCCCGAATGCGATGCGCGTGCAGGGCTGCGCCTTCGGCGGCATGTTCTGCGGCGGCCAGACCTGGAAGCGGGTCAGCTGAACCGCAACTGACATCAGATTTTTGTGGTTGCCCCGGCGGTCGCTTCATGCGGACCGCCGGGCGCGCTATAAGCGTCGCAGTGTCGAGGTTGATTTGAACCTGCAGGCGGCTTGCGATGGCGATGACGGCTCTTGAACTCGGTCTGCGAGGCGCGGTGGTCGCGCTGTTCCTGGTGGTTTGCGCGGTGCTGCTGCTGCGCTACGCGGCAGTCAATCGCGCCGCAAGCCTCGGCGCCGCGATGGGCGCGGCCGGCGCGGCCTATGCGATTACGACCGCCCCCTTCTTTCCCGCATCATCATTCGGCTGGAGCTCACCGTTCGTCGCCTTCGCGATGGGGTCTCCGGTGATCTTCTGGCTATGGGCGCGCGCGATGTTCGAGGAGCGGTTTGCCCTGCGCCCTTGGCACGCGGCGGTGTGGACGCTGGTCGCCGGCCTCGGCGTCGTGAGCCATAGCGGCTGGACCATGTCGCCCGCGCTCGCAGCAGGCTGCGGCCGCACGCTGGCGCTGGCGACGATCGTGTTCGCGCTGCTCGGGATGGCGCAGCTGCCGAGGGGATGGCGCACGGCCGTGACGACGGCACGCGGGCGGCTGTTGATCGCGCTGGTCGTCGGCATCGGTCTCCAGATGACGTTCGCCGCCGCGGCCGGGTGGGCAGCGCTTCCGACCCGCTCGATCGACCTCAGCGCCGCACTCGCCCTTACCGCATTCGCGCTGATCGCGATCTGGATGATGCTGTTCGATCCGCCCGAGAACCAGCCGGCCGTCGCCGGCGCGGGAAACGGACCGGCCGCGCGGCAGGCGCGCCCGCTCGCGCATGCCGGCCCGCCGGCCTCGAGCCAGGCCGCGCTCAATCACCTCAGGCATCTGATGGCGACCGAGCGAACCTATCGGCAGGAGGGGCTGACCATCGGCGTGCTGGCGGTCAAGCTCGGCATGCCGGAATACCGATTGCGCACCCTGATCAATGACGGGCTCGGCCACCGGAACTTCAATGCCTTCCTCAACCGCTATCGGCTCGACGAGGCCAAGGCGGCGCTCGCCGATGCGGGCCAGGCCGAGGTACCGGTGCTGACGATCGCGCTCGATGCCGGGTTCCAGTCGTTGGCGCCGTTCAACCGCGCCTTCAAGGCGGACACCGGGCTGACGCCGACCGAGTTTCGCCGGCAGGCGATCGCCGGGCAAACCGCGGATGCGGCGGAAATCGCGCGGTCGGGGTGAGAATTCGCTCCTCGATTTCAGAAATCGATAGGCTTGCAGCCCCACAATCTGCCTAGCTGCTCCGACGCAGGCGCCGCGTCGCGGCAAGGCGTGATCAGGCATGACAAGGCAAGCGGAGCGCGACCACCGATGAAGCATTTCCTCACCGCGGCTAGGCTGCTGGCCCTCGACCTGGCGTCGACCCTTGTCTTTCTCGTTCTGTTCCTGGTGACCCACAACACCGCGCTCTCGGTCGGCCTCGGCATCGCGTTCGGCGTCGTGCAGATCGGCCTCCAGATCATGCGCGGCAGGCGGATCGATACCATGGAATGGCTGAGCCTGTTCCTGGTGGTTACCGCGGGCACCGCGACGCTGCTCACCAACGACCCGCGCTTTGTGCTGTTCAAGCCCAGCGTGATCTACGCCATCGTCGGCGTCGTGATGCTGAAGCGCGGCTGGCTCAACCGCTATCTGCCCGAGATCGCACAGAAAGTCGTGCCCGATGTCGCCGTCAAGGTCGGCTATGTCTGGTCGGGGCTGATGTTCGCCTCCGCCGCGGTCAACGCCTTCGTCGCGCTGACCTGCGAGATCACGACCTGGGCCGTCGTGATGCCGATCTTCGGCATCGTCAGCAAGGTCGTGGTGTTCCTCGGCGGCTTTGCCGCGCTCCGCCTCACCGCAAGGCGCCGCATCCGCGCCATGCCCGAGGCCGAACGCGAAGCCGTGCTCGCGCTCGAGCGTGCTCCGGAGGCCCGCGCTGCCGTCACGGCCGATCTCACGCCGTCCGCGAGTGGTTAACGAAACAAACCGGCGCGCGACGAAACCATTTTGCCGGGCGCATGAAGAATCGCTGAAACCAAGCCTGCCTAGTGATGCTCCCGACGACGCGCTGCATCGGCGCGATCACCACAAGGGGGACAAGATGGCTTTCACCGCTTCCGCGCTCCGTCACGGCAAACTGCTGGCGGCAACGGCGTTCACGCTCGGTCTGTTGACGTCCGCGTCCTATGCCTACACCGACGAGCAGCAGCAGATGTGCACCGGCGACGCGATGCGGCTGTGCAGTTCGGAAATCCCGGATGTCGATCGCGTCACCGCCTGCATGGTGCGCCAGCGCGCGCTGCTCAGCGACGGCTGCAAGGCCGTCTTCCACTACGTGCCCCCTGCGGCGGCCGCGCAGCCCGCAAGCTACACCCCCGCGGCCAAGCCGGCGAAGCCACTCAACATCACTCCTCACAAGCGCGGATAACCAAAACCCCAAGCAGCGACCGGGCACCGCGCTTCCTGTCGGGGGCGCGGTGCTTGATCGTTCTGGTCCGCCATGACAACAAGGCAGGACCGTTCATTCGGCATTCAGCCTGACGCGGCTCAATTGCCGATCCCCAAGGCCTCCCCGGGAATCGATGGTGATGCGCCGCACCTTTCTCTTTGCGCTCCTGCTTGGTGCCGGCGTCGCCATGGGTTGGCATACAACCGCCGATGCCGCGCCCGAGCTGACGCAGCTTGCACAAGCACAGCCTGCTCCGGCCCCCGCTCCTGGCGCGGCGCCGAGCGCGACGCCGGCCGCGCCCGCAACCGCTGCTCCGGCCGCGACGCCGCAGGCCACCGCGCCCGAGCCGATCGGCAACGTCGCCACGCTGACCGGAACCGCGACGGTCACGCGCAACAACACCACGACGCCGCTGCAGATCCGCGACGACATATTCGCCAATGACGATGTCGCCACATCGGCAACCTCCTCGCTCGGCATCACCTTCAACGACGGCACCACCTTCAACCTGCGCGCCAATGCCAGGATCACGATCGACAATTACGTCTATGAGGATGGCGGCCAGCAGAACAGCGCGCTGTTCAACGTCGCCAAGGGAACGGCGGCGTTCGTCGCCGCCGCCGTCGCCAAGACCGGCAACATGAAGATCTCGACGCCGACCGCAACCCTCGGCATCCGCGGCACCACCGGCCTTGTCGAAGTGCCCGAAGGCGCGCGTGCGACCAGCAACAATGTCGGCATCAAGCTCTATCCCGACGCCGACGGACATGTCGGCCGCATCGAGGTCAATGACCGCAGCGGCGCCTCGCTCGGCGTACTGACGCGCGGCGCCAGCGGTTTTGCGATTCGTCCCGGCACCGGCGGCGCGCGCTTTGCCGCGGTGCCGTTGACGATCTCGCCGCAGCAGATGACGCGCGACCAGGGTTTCGTGCGCGCGGTGCATTCCGCGCAGACGCTGGGCCGCCAGGTCGTGACCGAGCAGCGCGACTTCCGCAGAGCCAATCCCGATTTCCGCCGCACCAATCCGGCCGCGCCCTATCCGAACCGCGGCCAGCCGGTGCAGCCGAACCCGCAGCGCCAGAACGGTCTGCCGGGCCAGAACCGCAACGGCCCGCAACCGCCGGCTCAGCAGAATCGGCCGGGCCAGTTGCAGCAGCCCGGTCAGCCGAACCGTCCCGGCCAGCCGCAGCAACCGGGCACGCCCGGCCGCCAAGGTGCGCAACAGCCAGGCTCGCAGCAGCCGGGCACGCAGCAGCAAGGCGGCGCACGGCACGCGCTGCCCGGCCAGCCCGGCGGCACGACGCTGCCGCATGCGCCCGGCGTCCAGACGCCGGCCGGCCAGCAGCCTGCTGGACAGCAACCGGCGCGACAAGGCGGCGCCACGCAACCCGGCGCTCAACAGCCGCCGGCACGTCAAGGCGGCCAGCAGCCCGGACGCACGCAGGCGCCGGGCGGCGTGCGCCAGCCCGTGCAACCGGGCCTGCCGCGACAGGGCACGGCCCAGCCGGTGCCGCAGTCACCTGGCCAGCCGCGACCCGGCCTTCAGCAGGCTGCACCGGGCGCGCGTCCGGACCTGCAACGGCCCGCAGCGCAGGCGCGTCCGGCCTTCCAGCAACGGCGCGCACCGCCACCGCGCGCGGCAAAGCCGCCGCCCAAGAGCAAGCGCCACAATTGATTGGAAGCGCGCCGCGTCAGGCCGCGCGGCGCAGCCAGTCGCGCACGCGTTCGATCAGGTTCTTGCGCAGGATGGGCTGATCGGCCGTGGCCGCGGCTTCGATCTCGCGCGCGGATGACGGCTGCTCATCCGATGCAGCGACCGCCACGACATACTCGGTCTCCACCACTTCGCCAGCATCCGCCGCATGGTTGGGCACCATGGCCGGCCGATCCGGCTCGGCATCGACAGTCGGTGTCTCCGCGAGATCTGACGGCTCCGGGGTGACTGACACGTCAACTGGCAGTGACGTGTCAGCCGCGATCGGCGTCTCGGCGACCTCGGGCACTTCAGTGAACTCCGGCAGTTCAGTGAACTCCGGCCGATCAGCGATCGCAGGCGTATCGACGACGACGGGTGCGTCAACGGCCGGCTCTTCCGCGGCAACGCGCGCGCGGCGGCGTTCGGCGGCGGCGACCCGCAGCCGCGCACGGCGCTCGCGCTCCGCCTGCGCCGCAGCCTGCAGCGCGATCGGGCCGACATTCTCCAGGAACATGCGCTCATAGCTGCGCGACAAACGGTCGAGCGCCGCGTCCAGCGGCAGCCAGTCGACTTCCCTGATGTCGCTCATCAACTCGCGCACCGGTCGGCCGCCGGCATCCATGCGCCAGTAGTGCACCACCTTGGAGCGCCCGCCGGACTCATAGACCAGCGTGCCGAGGAATTCGTGCACCTCGACGGCGTGGCCGGTTTCCTCCAGCACCTCGCGCTCGGCCGCGGCGCGCGCCGTCTCACCGTCGTCGAGCTTGCCCTTCGGCAGCACCCACTCATTGCGCTTGCGCAGGCGCACGACGGCAAAGCGCGGCGGCGTCTCCCGCCGCAGCACGATGCCTCCCGCCGCCAGAACAGGCGTCCGCGCCATCTCATATCCCAAAGGTTTGCGATTTAGGATCGTCGCTCGACGATCAACGCCATTCTAAAGCATGATCCGGAAAAGGGGAAACCAGTTTTCCGGGCAGATCATGCTCAAACAATGACACGCGAGGGAAAAACCCGATCAAATCACAGGCTTTCGCAGCAGCGGTTCGCCGCATTTGATCCGCGTTCCCTCAACGACATTGTCGCAGAACTCGAAATTGCCGGGCGCGAGCACGATGATGGTCGAGCCGTGCTCGAACCAGCCGAGTTCATCGCCTTTCTTCACATGCGCGTCGCAGGTGAAATCCACCGGCCCCCGCGACTGCGCGTTCAGCGTGACATCGAGGAAATGCAGGCGAAGGCTTGCCACCAGGATCGCGGCGACCGGAACCAGGGTCAGCGCCTCGCCGGTCGGCAGTTTTGCGCGCAGCACCGCGCGCTCGTTCTTGCAGAACAGCCGCTCGACCCGCTTCAGCGCGATCGGATTGACGTTCCAGACGTCGCCATGGATGAACGTCACCTTGTCGATGGCAAGATCATACGGTGCGTGGAAGCGGTGAT
The window above is part of the Bradyrhizobium sp. PSBB068 genome. Proteins encoded here:
- a CDS encoding DUF2147 domain-containing protein, yielding MKKLVAIAALLMATTSAHAGGTGITFEIDGQRVHVEAPRNCSALSCIRISAPGYSGTIGGISKNFGSKSDDAEDVAATSSPPPAPTPAPAQVAAPQPAAPVAAAVPPPPPPPATVATAAPAPVDATPAATAPAPVAAQPSPQPQAAPVASAPATAPTGPIGVWATEENKGNVRVEACGASLCGYSEKTNERILINMKPDGGKWSGRIHDPDSGRNYDSTIAMKGPNAMRVQGCAFGGMFCGGQTWKRVS
- a CDS encoding helix-turn-helix transcriptional regulator, which codes for MAMTALELGLRGAVVALFLVVCAVLLLRYAAVNRAASLGAAMGAAGAAYAITTAPFFPASSFGWSSPFVAFAMGSPVIFWLWARAMFEERFALRPWHAAVWTLVAGLGVVSHSGWTMSPALAAGCGRTLALATIVFALLGMAQLPRGWRTAVTTARGRLLIALVVGIGLQMTFAAAAGWAALPTRSIDLSAALALTAFALIAIWMMLFDPPENQPAVAGAGNGPAARQARPLAHAGPPASSQAALNHLRHLMATERTYRQEGLTIGVLAVKLGMPEYRLRTLINDGLGHRNFNAFLNRYRLDEAKAALADAGQAEVPVLTIALDAGFQSLAPFNRAFKADTGLTPTEFRRQAIAGQTADAAEIARSG
- a CDS encoding FecR domain-containing protein, with product MVMRRTFLFALLLGAGVAMGWHTTADAAPELTQLAQAQPAPAPAPGAAPSATPAAPATAAPAATPQATAPEPIGNVATLTGTATVTRNNTTTPLQIRDDIFANDDVATSATSSLGITFNDGTTFNLRANARITIDNYVYEDGGQQNSALFNVAKGTAAFVAAAVAKTGNMKISTPTATLGIRGTTGLVEVPEGARATSNNVGIKLYPDADGHVGRIEVNDRSGASLGVLTRGASGFAIRPGTGGARFAAVPLTISPQQMTRDQGFVRAVHSAQTLGRQVVTEQRDFRRANPDFRRTNPAAPYPNRGQPVQPNPQRQNGLPGQNRNGPQPPAQQNRPGQLQQPGQPNRPGQPQQPGTPGRQGAQQPGSQQPGTQQQGGARHALPGQPGGTTLPHAPGVQTPAGQQPAGQQPARQGGATQPGAQQPPARQGGQQPGRTQAPGGVRQPVQPGLPRQGTAQPVPQSPGQPRPGLQQAAPGARPDLQRPAAQARPAFQQRRAPPPRAAKPPPKSKRHN
- a CDS encoding NUDIX domain-containing protein — its product is MARTPVLAAGGIVLRRETPPRFAVVRLRKRNEWVLPKGKLDDGETARAAAEREVLEETGHAVEVHEFLGTLVYESGGRSKVVHYWRMDAGGRPVRELMSDIREVDWLPLDAALDRLSRSYERMFLENVGPIALQAAAQAERERRARLRVAAAERRRARVAAEEPAVDAPVVVDTPAIADRPEFTELPEFTEVPEVAETPIAADTSLPVDVSVTPEPSDLAETPTVDAEPDRPAMVPNHAADAGEVVETEYVVAVAASDEQPSSAREIEAAATADQPILRKNLIERVRDWLRRAA
- a CDS encoding septation protein IspZ; protein product: MKHFLTAARLLALDLASTLVFLVLFLVTHNTALSVGLGIAFGVVQIGLQIMRGRRIDTMEWLSLFLVVTAGTATLLTNDPRFVLFKPSVIYAIVGVVMLKRGWLNRYLPEIAQKVVPDVAVKVGYVWSGLMFASAAVNAFVALTCEITTWAVVMPIFGIVSKVVVFLGGFAALRLTARRRIRAMPEAEREAVLALERAPEARAAVTADLTPSASG